The sequence below is a genomic window from Nostoc flagelliforme CCNUN1.
ATAAAATGGTTCCTGTTCTCTTAGCAATATTTGTATTTAGTATTTCATACTATTTGACCGAATAATTCATAATTAATCGTCACAAATTGCATATATATAAAGAGAAGTCGGAGGGTCACAAATCAACCTTCCGACTTCTTTGCTTTTTTTAATCAAATGAGGTACATATAGGACTAGCCCTTTCAAGGTGATATCAAATCCGGGTAAATGCACATAGTTAAAATATGCCATAAGCCTTGTAGTTTATAGGTTAGCTTCTGCGGGAACTGTGTACAATCAAGCGGATTTGATATGACTGGTCAAATCTCTTTTTTCTCTCTGCACCGCACCAGTTGCTACCCTGCCTTAACGCTAAAAGCGTAGCTTGCTTCGCTGTAGGAGTACAAGTCGGGGAACCGCAACGGCGCACTGACTTCTTTGCGTCTGGGCGGTTCAAAAGCATTTTATTTAACCTTATTAGACACAAAGAACACAGAGTTAAGAAGTTAAAGAGAGTTTATTGAGCAAAATTTTTACCCACCTTGAAAGGGCTAGTCCTAACACCATAGCCCCCTCCTCGCTTGCGGGGAGGGGGTTGGGGGTGGGGTTCTGTACGTACTCAACTGAGAATCGCTATATACAACAGACGACCTTCACTTCTGAGGCAGTCTATTTATTGAATTTGGAATTTTTTAACGGCGTCTGCTGCCGAAACCAGTTGAGCGGCGAGGTGCTGAACTACGCCCACTACCAAAACTACTACCAGAATTGCGTCTGGGTGAAGTAGCTCTGCCAGAGGGTCGTAAAGTACTACCACCAAAACCAGAACCAGAAGGACGGTTATTCCCTGTAGTGCTACGCGGTGTATTGCGTATAGTTGAATTTCCCGGATAGGATCTTCTAATTGTTCCTGTATTGCGGAATGCAGTGCGATTTCTCACAGCTGCGGGTGCCGTATTATAGCGAGTTTGGTATCTTTCAACTGCTTGGCCATAACTTCCGCCATATCCACCGAAGCCAGTTAATCCTCCGCCTGGTTGATAGACAGGAGGTACATAATACTGGGGTCTAAACAACATACTACCAATTGCCTGACCAGCCAAGCTACCAGCCACAGACCCAGCAAATGGTGCCCAGAAGCTATTTTCTTGACGGACTACAACTGTCTCTTGTTGTCCTGTTTGGGGATTGGTTTTATTCTCGGTAACGTTGTGGACGTACTCAATTTTAAAGTCTTCCGTCAGATATAAAATTGGTTGCCCTTTATCTACCTTTAGATAGGTCTTTTTACCTTGCTTGATTTCATCATCAGTTAACCGTGCCATTTGCAAATTTTCGGTTGCAAAGGTTGGGGGATTATTGTTAAGTAAAAACAAGCTGTATTCACCAGTTGCATCGTCATAAGTAGCTTGTTGTATTTGATACTCTCCGTCGCTCAACTTGGTGTTAGTAGAAGTTTGGCTAACGTTTTTAGCTGGAGGAGTAGTGGTATTTTGCTCTCCTCCCCCACAGGCTACAGTTGTCAGGCACAAACTCATAGCTAAAAAAACGGCTGTAAATTTACGCACTATAGTCATGATCATTGGATTATTGTCCTATCTCCAAGCTTAACAATTTCTCGATGTGAGTAGTAAGTAGGGACTACCCAACATATTACAAAGGAATCAATTCTGGGTAATATTGCAACAGTTGGTCGCTAGTGAGTTCATCGCCCAATTGCGCTGGCGAGAAATGTACTTGGATTGCTTTGAATCTATGTTTATAATGCAAATTTATCAATGCTTTCAAGCCTTCCTTAAGTGCTTGAACGTTAGAAAGATCAGTTTCCAACTCTGGTACTTCTCCTTCATAAGCTGCTGTAATCATCACAATAACATTCTGGGTTACAGGTATAGATAAAGGTTCATTCGATCTATCAGAACTGTAACTTGGTTCACTGAGATATCTTTGGGCAGAGTCAGTAAATAATTCATTTACGTAATCTCCTGCCTCGCCTTCATCAAAAAATACGTCACCTTCGTTGGCAGCAGAAAGCCAATATTCATCATATTGCAGTAAGGTTTGGCTAATTTCTACCAATCCTTCTCCCAAAACTTCTAAATCGCCATCGGCATCGATCGCATCTCGTCCAGCACTATTTAATACTCCCAAAATTGGTGCTACCTCGCCTCCCCCTAAGTGCAGAAATAGGCGCAAGACTACATAACGAGTTCGACCGATCATTTTATTAAAGGTATCGCGCATTCTTTCCTCCAAACAAATTTTATTTTTTCATTACTCATGAGTTTAATAACTAATATAGTGAAATCCTTTAACAAAATCCATAACCATATTTAACGAAGGCAATATATATTTTGTTGCTTCATTAGATATATCATCATAAGCTGAAGCATTGAGAGCAGAGCGATTAATAAATCTTTTTCCAAACTGGGGATTGTCATGGGCAATCAAAGTGTGGGCGCTGGAATTTGTTAAAATTATTTGGGTTGGTGCTTTACAAAAATTTAACTTTCCAGCTACTTCGATATTTTTTTTCATCTGTTTAATTGTTGTAGCCTGACTCATCGCTTGCTCTATAAAAATATTTAATTTTTCCATGATCTGGGGTGATTTTAGCGATTTTAAATTTTGGTTCCCAACAACTTCATTGTTAATCATTTCCACTATCCTGGAAATATTCTTTTGGGTAGATACCGCATCTAAAAAGGGAAGAATCGCAATGTAAGCAGTGGAAAATAATGCTTCGTCGCTATCTACATGAAATGTGAAAACAGTTCGACGGGCCCCGCTTTCCATACTTGGGGGTTGTTTCAGCCCCCGGTATTCCTGAGCAATTTGATAATAAGCGCCAGCAAGAGCAAAGTTGGCTTCGTGTTCTATGGCTGCATCAACAATAATTCGGATTGTTGGCGGTGTTTCGTTAAAAAAATCTCGTGAATCTTGGGAATGGAAGTTTTGGATAATAGAGCGATCGCCTGCCGGGCTAAGATCAACCCATTCACAAATCATGCCTTCGGTTTTTAAACCAAACCTGGAGGTGGCATAAAGTTTTGCCCCAGTTAATGTTGCTCCTGTTAAGTCAGCACCAATCCATTCCGCCCTGATTAATTTTGCCTGAGTTAAATCGGCGTGGATGAAAATTGTATTCGTTAAATTGGCATTGCTTAAATCTGCGCCAATTAAAGTAGCCCCGCTCAATTTTGCGCCGCTTAAATCTGCCCACCGGAGATTTGCGCCGCTCAAATCTGCCCACCGGAGATTCGCCCCGCTCAAATCTGCTCCGCTCAAGTTAGCATGTCTGAGAATCGCTTGTCTGAGTTCGGCATCTCGCAAATTTGCGCCGCTAATGTCACAACGACTGAGATCACTGGCATTTAAGTTAGCCATCTCCAAGTTGGCTCCCGTCAAGGAAGCGCCTTTTAATACGGCCTCACTCAAATTAGCGTGACGGAGATTCGCTTGGCGGAGTGTCGCCTCTCGCAGATCGGCACTGGTGAGGTTAGCCTCCAACAGATCGGCGCGACTGAGATCAGCACGAATTAATTCGGCGCGGATCAATGAGGTTCCTTTAAGTTGAGCGCGACTAAGATCCGCTCGAATCAAATTAGTAACGTTGAGACTGGCGTTATTCAAGATGGCGCTAGATAAATTTGCACCACTCAGTCTTGCTACATTCAGCTTGGCATTGCTCAAGTTAGCTTCACTCAGATTTGCACCGCTCAGGTTGACTATACTCAAATTAGCATCGCTAAGATTCACGCCACTGAGTTTCGCCCCACTCAGGTTAGCTTCCGAGAGGTCAACACCATTAAAGTTTAAGACTCCTGCCGCGTATTGTTCCAGTAATTCCTCTACAGTCATTGATGCTACCCCTTGGATGCCAACTTTAATAGTTGGTATCATAAAAAACGGAATGTCAAAATCAAAAATGAATATTGGGATTTTAGGACTGGGACTGATAGGCGGATCTTTGGGTTTTGATTTGCGATCGCAAGGACATCATATCTTAGGAGTCAGTCGCCGTGAATCCACTTGCCAAAAGGCAGTTGCTCTCGGCAGTGTTGATCAAGCATCCGTTGATCTGAGCCTATTGGCAGCCGCAGAGGTTGTATTTATTTGTACACCTCTAGCGCTTATTGTGCCCCAATTTAAGGAAATGATCGCTCATTTGTCTGCCGCTACCGTTGTAACTGATGTGGGTTCAGCGAAAGCACAGATAGTCAAGGCGATTTCTCCCCTTTGGGATAATTTTATCGGCGGTCATCCAATGGCGGGAAGGACAGATAGTGGCATAGAAGCTGCACAGCGAGATTTATTTGTTGATAAACCTTATGTATTAACACCGATAGCTACAACAAAAACTAGTGCAATTACGGTTGTGGAGGAAATTGTGCGATCGCTTGGCGCTAAAATCTACTATTGTCAACCAGAGCAACATGACCGCGCTGTTAGTTGGATTTCTCATTTACCTGTAATGGTCAGTTCCTCATTAATTGCTGCTTGTTTGAGTGAAACTGACCCCGATGTTTTGGAATTAGCCCAAAAGTTTGCTAGTTCAGGTTTTCGGGATACTAGCCGTGTGGGTGGTGGGAATCCAGAGTTGGGTGTGATGATGGCCCGGTATAATCGTCAAGCATTGCTGCGATCGCTGCAACAGTATCGTCACAATCTCGATGAGTTGACTAACTTAATTGAGCAAGAAAATTGGGCAGCTTTAGAGCAAAAGTTGAAATCAACGGGAAAGGCACGACTTAATTTTGTTGATTAGTTTTAGGGTGCGTTAGATTATTGATAACGCACCCATATCAACATTTTGTAAGTTAATTGCTTATTGGTTATGAATGCTTTTTGAGTTAGTTGATTAACTAGGTGGCTGCTTACTTGTTAAATCAACAAATATAGCCATTAGGTAATTTTAACAGTAAAATCTTTACAAAATGCTACTCAACAGTTTTATAGTCACCAAACCGATGTACTATACAGATAAATTTACAAAAATCAACAATGGTAGAACGCCCAATTAAGAAATCGGAACGTCAGTCCCAAGGAAGCACTGACAACAATTCCGAAAATACGGATTCTATACCTCCTATTGAATCCAGCCCCAAAAGCTCAAAGCCGACCCGTAATCGCTCGTCTGAGAAAGGGAAAAAAGCATCCTATGGGGAAGAAAACAGGCAGCAAGGGAATCCTGCCCTAGCACGCGGACCAAAACCCGTTAAACCTCCAGTCAAAGTCCAAATAGAAGAACTTGAAACCGAATCGGAACCTACCTCTGAAGAGTCTCAAGACTAATATTATGACTGCTGCGTGTGATGTGGGAGGCTATAAAAGAATCTCAAAATAGTCCGATAACTACCACCAATACCTGTCCAACGAGATATTCAAGGGCATGGTGACTCGGTTGCTCATTGCTAACTAGGCCTGGATTATCTGTTCAATTGCCGCATAGCTGTAGCGTTTATCTGCGGTAACAGGCATTGTAACAATGATACGATATCGAGCATGGGCTGTTAGTGGGTTTTGAGTTGTCGTTGTGAGAGACAATAACTCTACTACCTCAGCCCTACCTCTTCATAGTCTTTTTTTGGCGAAGGTATTTTAAGTACCGATGACTTTGTAGTTAAGTTATATTCGCCCACATTAGGGACGGGTGCATTTAGAGCGTATGCATCCGATGCATTCAGTAATCTTCCTGCTGCTGTCTCAATCAACAATGGTTGGGGGTGAGCAATTTCAACGACACCCGGAAAAGCAACCAAGCGCAACCGCAACTCTTTTACGGCACTGTTGTAATTCTGTTTGAACAGTAGCACTTGCCAAGCATATCCTTTTTCATCTTTGATAGATACTTGTGAGTGGTAGCGTAAGACACCAGGAGAATCATGGTGTTGACGCAGCAGTGCTTGTGCTGACTGCACACTCCATCCACATCCAGTTAATGCTAGAAACACAACTAGGGCACAACGCCAAAAATATTGTAGGAATTTTCGCTTCATCTGACACATTTTACAGCAGAATTCAGGAGCAAAGCTAGGGACGCTTTGCCAAGCTGTTAGACGACAAACGTTTTTTAGTTTCAGCGTTCCGGGTAGTGAGTTCTAGTGCTAAGGCTGCGATATATGCTGGGATAAAGAGCGATGTCTACAACGGGCTATTTGGCGTCGCACAATTTGGCTAACTCTGTTAATTAGTGGTGGATTAGCAGGTTTAGCTGGTATGTCCGAAGTTTTGCGCTTTATTGGTCAACTACGGACTAGCATTTCTCCTCGTTACGGTTATACTGCCTTTATTGGTCGATTAAATCCACTGGGTATTATTTTATCTAGCTTACTAATGACACTTTTCTACGTAGGCGGACAATTAGTGCAGATTAAATTGGGACTTTCTTTTTTACTAAGAACGGGCTAAACCATAGCTATCCGCTAAAAGAACTGTTTTGCCCAAGGACTAATGACTAATATTTAAGGAGATTTAATGTGTCTAATTGTAAATTATCGCTATTCCTAAAGGTAGCCACTATTACATTAGCTGCTGGTGTAAGTAGTGTAAGTATCAGTCTGCTTGTAGGCACAACTAGACTTGACCAGCTGGTGGGAATTCAAAAGCCAAAAAGCGAGAGTGCTAAAACGATTTTAGATAGGGCAATGAGTGCATCTGCTCAGTCTATCACCGCAGCCACAGTTCAGATGAATGAAGTGCCAAAGCCTTTTCAGGGAACAATCATTTATCAAGCGAAACTAAAAGCAAATGAGAAAGTCATCGCCCTGACTTTTGATGATGGCCCTAGCCCCAAAAATACGGCGCAGATTTTAGAAATTTTGAAGAAAAATAATGTCAAGGCGACATTCTTCATGGTTGGGCAAATGGTGAAATATTTTCCCCAAGTTGCCAAGCAAGTGGCTGCTGATGGTCATGTAATTGGCAACCATACATGGCATCATTGGTATTTTCAAATGGATGGAGCCACTGCATCTAGTGAAATTGATCGCACAGCAGACATCATCTACAAGACGACAGGAGAGAAAACGACTCTGTTTCGTCCCCCCGGTGGCTTTCTGAATAATGGACTAGCCCAATACGCCAAAAATGAGAAGTACGCTGTCATGATGTGGTCAGAACAGTCGGGAGACGCTGAACGTCGTTCGCCTCAAGTGCCAGGGCTGGTAACAAATGTGCTGAAACAGGCAAAACCAGGTGCAATTGTACTGTTGCATGATGGGGGCGGTAATCGTTCCAAATCTGTCAAGGCTTTACCAGAAATGATCGCAGGTTTGAAGGCCCAAGGCTATCGATTTGTGACGATTCCCCAATTGCTAGAAATGCAAGCCCAAGAACAAAGTGCAGTAACAGCAGTATCATCTGTGACCACAAGTCATGAACATCCAAACCATTAGCTTAATCATTAGTGATAGGCTATGGGCAGGTACACCTCTAATTTTGGTGGCACTAGGTGAATTTAGTGACTGAAAAATCAGGGGTGTTAAACCTGGGCATTGAGGGAATGATGCTGGTTGAGGCTGTATCTGGTTTTATTGAGACTCTCCCTTGCATATACGCCGTGAAAAACACAACTCTTCACCTTAAACTCTTTTCTTCCTCTGCGTCCTCTGCGCCTCTGCGGTTTGTTCTGATACATGCTTAACTTCTACCAACAACTAGCAAAAACCTTAAAAAAAGATGCTGTAGTTTTAGCCACCGTCACCAGCACCAAAGGTTCCACACCCAGAGAAGTAGGCGCGAAAATGTTCATTACCGCCGATGGTAAAACATTTGGAACAATTGGCGGTGGCGCTGGGGAAGCAAAAGTTTATCAGCAAGCTTTGCAAGTATTGCAAACAGGTAAAAAACAATTTGTAGAAATTGATTTATCTGGCGCACCGCAACGAGAAACTCAAGGCGTTTGTGGTGGCACAATGCAGGTATTATTAGAGTTATGGTCAGGCAGTGAAAGCTTAAACTTAGTCAATCAGATTATAAATACTTTAACATCTGGGCGTTTGGCAACAATTATCATGCCGTTTAATACAGGTGAAAAACCCTACTTACTACTACAAACAGAAGTAATTGCATCTCTACACAGCACAGCATTAATTGAACCTTTACTACCACCGCCAACACTTTTGATTATTGGCGCAGGGCATATTGCCATTTCCCTAGCGCAGATTACCAAAATAGCAGGTTTTCAAGTTATTGTACAAGACGATCGCTCCGATTTTGCCACGAAAGAAAGATTTCCTGAAGCGTCGCTGGTGTTAGCAGAACCTATCACCTCAATTCAGGAAATATTAAATATAAATACTAATTTATATGTTGCTTTAGTTACTAGAGGTTATTTAGAAGATTTAGCAGTTTTACGGCTGCTATGCAAGTATAAAGTACAATATATCGGCATGGTTGGCAGCAGCAAACGGGTTAGTACTGTATACAAAATATTGCAAAATGAAGGTTGCACACCCGAATTTTTGCATCAAATATATGCACCAATTGGTTTAGATATTGGCGCTTTAACACCAGAAGAAATTGCAGTTAGTATCTGTGCTGAGTTAATTAAAGTTCGGCGTGGTGGCACTGGGACTTCTTTATCTGGAAAAATCTAAAAATATTTAAATTGACGGTACATAATATCTGATCGTAAAACGTACTTTCGTCCTTGGATAATAAGAGCGCCTTCATGTACTAGGTCATGGACAAAACACAAAACCATACCTGTTACTGGAATCACGGCGATATTAGGTAAATCTTCATAGTATCGGTGAGAAAGATGAAAAAGAGTAGTGTAAACTAACCATTTGTTTTGGGAAGCACAGATAGTTTCCATAATCTATCCTCAAACTATAACCCCAGCATTACCGAGATATCCTCCCGCAGTTGTTTAATCCCTTTCAAATCTTTACATACAATCTAAAAGATTTCATAATGTGACACCTCATAAGCTCCAGCCCTACAATCGCAAGCACATGCGATCGCAGGGTTTTTTATTTCGGGACTTCCTCCAATCTTGTCCGTCCTTGGCTATGGGCGGGCGAGACGCACGCCTCACAAGAAGTAGTTGAGTATTTTTTTATTTGGAAGTCCCTGACGATAAGCAGTCTTTTCTGGAATTTAGCCAGCTGCAATGCATCGGCTTGTGAAATTAGCCCACCCTGCCTAAAATCTAGTTTCATACTGAACTTGGAATTGATTTTCATCCCCTAAATTAGTTGAGCCTCGCATCAAAATTTCATCATTGAGTCGATAAAGCACGTTATAACGGAAAGACTCATCGCTAGAAAGAGGGCGTGATAAAGAAGCAGAGAAATTTCTATTGATGTCAAACACACCTTCTGCTGATAAATTCAGAACTGAAGCTGTCGTTGTTTCATTACTTGTGGTAGGGGTAGGAAATATCCGAAATTCGCTGAAACCAACAGCCTGCCCGATCGCAGTAATAGTTCCTTGCAAACCACCTAAAATGGTAGAGCTAGCGAAATTAGTCAGCCCTTGCCCCGCATCTGCTTGACTGAAAGAATTCAAAATCGAGCCACCTAGTAAAGCAACTATTTCTCCCTTACTACGGCTAGGTTCACTCGTCAGTTCGAGATTGTCGCCCAATTCACTAGCTGGCCCGTTGGCCCTGGCTTGAACTCGAACGGTACGTAAAGTCCCGAAGTTGGTAGCAGAAACATCGCTGATTTCAGCAGACAATGGTGATTCCAAAATTCTACTGTTCGTTCCTGATGCTTCCGGTACAATTGCGGTAAGTCGGACATCCAGGGTAGGGTCAAGCCCTTGACTTGGAATAAACCGCGCAGTATGTTCGTAACCTCGCGCCAAGGTAAATTCAGTGGAAAATATACTGAGTCGTCCTCCTGTCAAGCGAATCACTCCTTGAGGAAGTGGCTTGGCTAACGTACCATTAATCGTCAGGTCGCCTTTTGCCTCAAAGTTCAGTATGGGCTGACTCAATGCGGCTCCTCCTGGTACAAAGTCGAGTAGTGACTCAGTGGTAACGCTAACATCGTCGTCTAGAATTAACCTTAAATCTGCAAACTCTATAGGTAAATTGGGTGGAGTAAGTGCGCTAGCGTTACTTTGTGGTGTAGTCACTGCGCTAGCGTTACTCTCTGCTGTAGGTGTGAGATTAACTTTAACCTCTTCTCTATTTATGACGTTCGCGTTAGCTTCAGATGTAGCTGCTGATTTTTTGTTAGCAGTAGCCGAGCTTCCAATGATTACCCGACCATCACTCAGCTGAATCTCTC
It includes:
- a CDS encoding polysaccharide deacetylase family protein; amino-acid sequence: MSNCKLSLFLKVATITLAAGVSSVSISLLVGTTRLDQLVGIQKPKSESAKTILDRAMSASAQSITAATVQMNEVPKPFQGTIIYQAKLKANEKVIALTFDDGPSPKNTAQILEILKKNNVKATFFMVGQMVKYFPQVAKQVAADGHVIGNHTWHHWYFQMDGATASSEIDRTADIIYKTTGEKTTLFRPPGGFLNNGLAQYAKNEKYAVMMWSEQSGDAERRSPQVPGLVTNVLKQAKPGAIVLLHDGGGNRSKSVKALPEMIAGLKAQGYRFVTIPQLLEMQAQEQSAVTAVSSVTTSHEHPNH
- a CDS encoding DUF1517 domain-containing protein, whose translation is MRDTFNKMIGRTRYVVLRLFLHLGGGEVAPILGVLNSAGRDAIDADGDLEVLGEGLVEISQTLLQYDEYWLSAANEGDVFFDEGEAGDYVNELFTDSAQRYLSEPSYSSDRSNEPLSIPVTQNVIVMITAAYEGEVPELETDLSNVQALKEGLKALINLHYKHRFKAIQVHFSPAQLGDELTSDQLLQYYPELIPL
- a CDS encoding DUF3122 domain-containing protein — protein: MKRKFLQYFWRCALVVFLALTGCGWSVQSAQALLRQHHDSPGVLRYHSQVSIKDEKGYAWQVLLFKQNYNSAVKELRLRLVAFPGVVEIAHPQPLLIETAAGRLLNASDAYALNAPVPNVGEYNLTTKSSVLKIPSPKKDYEEVGLR
- a CDS encoding prephenate/arogenate dehydrogenase, encoding MNIGILGLGLIGGSLGFDLRSQGHHILGVSRRESTCQKAVALGSVDQASVDLSLLAAAEVVFICTPLALIVPQFKEMIAHLSAATVVTDVGSAKAQIVKAISPLWDNFIGGHPMAGRTDSGIEAAQRDLFVDKPYVLTPIATTKTSAITVVEEIVRSLGAKIYYCQPEQHDRAVSWISHLPVMVSSSLIAACLSETDPDVLELAQKFASSGFRDTSRVGGGNPELGVMMARYNRQALLRSLQQYRHNLDELTNLIEQENWAALEQKLKSTGKARLNFVD
- a CDS encoding XdhC family protein, whose amino-acid sequence is MLNFYQQLAKTLKKDAVVLATVTSTKGSTPREVGAKMFITADGKTFGTIGGGAGEAKVYQQALQVLQTGKKQFVEIDLSGAPQRETQGVCGGTMQVLLELWSGSESLNLVNQIINTLTSGRLATIIMPFNTGEKPYLLLQTEVIASLHSTALIEPLLPPPTLLIIGAGHIAISLAQITKIAGFQVIVQDDRSDFATKERFPEASLVLAEPITSIQEILNINTNLYVALVTRGYLEDLAVLRLLCKYKVQYIGMVGSSKRVSTVYKILQNEGCTPEFLHQIYAPIGLDIGALTPEEIAVSICAELIKVRRGGTGTSLSGKI
- a CDS encoding pentapeptide repeat-containing protein, coding for MTVEELLEQYAAGVLNFNGVDLSEANLSGAKLSGVNLSDANLSIVNLSGANLSEANLSNAKLNVARLSGANLSSAILNNASLNVTNLIRADLSRAQLKGTSLIRAELIRADLSRADLLEANLTSADLREATLRQANLRHANLSEAVLKGASLTGANLEMANLNASDLSRCDISGANLRDAELRQAILRHANLSGADLSGANLRWADLSGANLRWADLSGAKLSGATLIGADLSNANLTNTIFIHADLTQAKLIRAEWIGADLTGATLTGAKLYATSRFGLKTEGMICEWVDLSPAGDRSIIQNFHSQDSRDFFNETPPTIRIIVDAAIEHEANFALAGAYYQIAQEYRGLKQPPSMESGARRTVFTFHVDSDEALFSTAYIAILPFLDAVSTQKNISRIVEMINNEVVGNQNLKSLKSPQIMEKLNIFIEQAMSQATTIKQMKKNIEVAGKLNFCKAPTQIILTNSSAHTLIAHDNPQFGKRFINRSALNASAYDDISNEATKYILPSLNMVMDFVKGFHYISY